DNA from Methanococcus voltae:
TACATCTTCATTTGCAATTGCTGGCCAAGTGTCTTTATAACGGTATAAATTTTGATTTACTTCCGAAAGGTAATCTTTAAAGTCCCCAATCCATAATTTAAGGTGTTCCATACCCATATCTGTTATTACGTACTCTCCTCGACCTCTTGATTTAATAAAACCATTTTTTGCCAAGCTTCTGACGTGTTCGGAAACCCCTTGAACGGTTATACCCAAAACTTCCGCAATTTCCTTCTGTTTTATGTGAGGTTGTTTACGTACAATTTCAGAAAGTATTTGAAATTCAGTAATATTTCTTTTTTTCATTTTCACACCAAAAATATTATACAATTTAATCATATTTTATGTTAAATTATGTTAAATTATGTTTTAGATTATAGTTTAAATTATATTATTCAAGTGAGTTGAATAATTTATTAAATTTTATTTGATTTATTAATTCTATTTTTTTTAAGATATATAAAGGTTTGTAAATATTTTGTTTTTGATTATCTGAATTATTAATGGAGTTATACCTATTTAGCGTATTTTTATTCATAATATTATATTAATACCTTCTTACTAATCCATTATTATTAATTCCTTATTATTAATTCCTTATTACTAATCCATTTTTATTAGATTATCATAAATTCGAAGTATATTTAATTCCTAATATTATTACTTTTAAATTTATTTTTTATTAAAAGGTAAATATAAACCCCCTATCCATATATAATTATGTCTTATTGTGATAATTTTTAAAAATTGTTTCGTAAAATACATATAGTAGTAATTAAAAGTATAAAACGTAAAGCTAAATACAATCATTAATCATTTTTTTAATTAACTATATTCGTTAAAAAAAAAGAAAAAAGAAAAAAGAAACTACATATAAAATTTATAAAATTTATACATTGTACAAATATACCCCGAGGTGTTTTTATTAAAAAAATTATCTTAGTATTGGGTTGTATACTTGTATTGGCATTTTCTGGTTGCGTAAGTACCCCATCAAATGACGGAGACATTCCTACAATTAAATTGGGACATTTACCATCTGACCACGATGCACCATTACACGTAGCAACAGAAAACCCCGAATTATTTAGGGAAAAATACGGCGTTTACTTGAAAAATGTAGACGGAAATAACTATGAATTGTACGAAAACGACGAAAAAATAGCAAATGTTGAATCAGTTCTCATCACACAAGGTGGAGCCCAGATTATGACATTATTATCACAAGGTCAGCTCGATATGGGTATTAACGGAGTTCCTCCAGTTGTATTTTCCGTAGATAGCGGTACAAAAGCTAAAATTTTAGCGGGAATCAACGAAGAAGGTTCTGCATTTGTTGTAAGAAACGATATACCTGCAGAAACCTGGCCTGAATTCATTGCTTGGGTTAAAGAGCAAAACGCAGCAGGTAAACAAGTTAATATCGGTCATCCATTACCTGTTTCAATCCAATATGTGATGATAAAATCAGCATTGGATTACGAAAATATTACATATACTGAAAATAGCGAAGATAAAAGCGCTATGGTATACTTAATGAACTGTAAAGGTCAAGGTTCAATGTCTAAATTACTTGAAAAAGGAGACTTGGATGCAGTAATTGCTTGGGAACCTACGCCTGAAATATTAAAAATAAACAATATTGCGAAACCTGTAGCATACAGTGCTGAATTACCACCTGAAGGTGCTTGGATAGGTCATTCCTGCTGTGTTTTAGTTGCTTCAGAAGAAGCAATTTCAGACAACAGAGATGTAGTTAAAGCTATGACTAAATTAATGTTAGCTGCAAACAAAGAAATTAATAATAACCCTACGTTAGCAGTGAACGCTTGTTCAAAACAATTAGGTACTCCTTTAGAAGTAGAAGAATTATCTATTCCTAACATCAAATTTGCTGAAAGTGTGGACAAATTACAAGTATTTGGCCCTCAATTCGTAAAAGTTATGGATGAACAAGGAATGATGCAAAATGAATTGAAAGGTTTATCTGAAAAAGAAATCCAAGATAAATTATACGATTTCTCAATATTTGAAGAAGTTTCAAAAGAAGTTCAGGAAGCTTAATAATTTAAAAATACAATATCAATACCATAAAATAATAAAATAATAAAATAATTATCTCTTTTTTATTTTTAGTTTATAGTAATTAATTACTAAGTAATAATTAAAAAAATAGAATTTAAAATTATTGATTTTCTTTTTTACTGAATATCAATCCAAATTTAAGTAATATTTTACCAAATTCTGTTAATTGTATTATCGCATTCTCTTTTTCTGCAAAACCGTGTTTTAATATAGGGTCCACCCTATCATAAGCAGAACGTCTATGAATACCTAATGCTTTAGCTAATTCTTCAACTTTAACGGAACCACCTAACTCATCAATTTTTATCAAGGTTTCTCGAGTTGCAGGGTGCTTGGTTATCATATGAATACCCTCTTTTGCACTTATACTTACAAGGTCTGGGCAAATACCGCACATCGTAATATCATAATTCCGTATATCTCCAAAGATAATTTCCCCGTAAGTAGATAACCCCAATAAATCCCCAAGTTTATACTGTTCTAATCGGTCAGTTAGTAAATCTTTATGGGTTTCCATTAGCATTGTAGATACAGTACAAAATGTAATTGCAGGTTTATTATAGTAAGGGGGCGAATTTTCCAAAATATCAATATTTTGATTAAATAAGTCATCTACAATGTTATTATCAATTTTGATATGTTTTAATTCTTGATGATTACGAATGTAGGATGCTGTAGCCATATGGTTATCCAATAAATTTACAGGTCCTTTTAAATAGATTTCTTCATTATTTGCAACCATACCCACGGGATTTGCTAAATAAAACTGTTTATCTTTCTTCAAATCATTTACTGAACCATTGTATTTGATAAGTTCTTTATATTGCTCTATTGCATCCTTACCATTTATTTTAATAATTTTTCTCTTTGTATTTTCAGTTATTAAAAGCTTATTTTCTAAATAATGTATATCATCAAATTTTTCGATTTTATTGTCGTTATCATCTTTAATATCTTTAATATTTTTAGTATTTTTAATATCTTTAGTATTTTTATTATCTTTAATATTTTTAGTATTTTTATTATTTTTAACAACTTCAGTAATATTCAAATCTTCTTCAGTGTTCTTATAACGCCCATAGGAGATTTTAGGTATTAAATCACCTCCAAAAGCTACACAAACTACACTATCAAAGTAAGAATCATTACAGTATTGATACATTTTTTTAAATTCTAAATTATCTGAAGAGATGCCCCCAAAAATTGGAATGGTATATCCTACTTCATCGATTATACTTTCCATTACGCTTACTTCAGATTTACAAAAATCCATTAATACATATATTAATTTAGGAGACATTCCTAAATTATCGATTGCATCACGAACTGCGTTTCTTCCTGCTTCTTTTGGATTTACACTCGCACCTAAATCCACACCGATGCCTACACTAATATATTTCGAACTTAAAATACCTACTGAAACACCATTTGAAACAACTTTTTTGTTTACAATTTGAAAATTAGAGCTACTGCCTACAATTGGAGTATTTTTATCTAAAACCAATCTTACACCGTTTAAAACTTCCTCAGGATTGTATTCCGGTGAAGAATATAAAAAGGCAATAGTCGGGCTTTCAGAATGTTTTTCTATGTTTTTTAGAGCATCAGAAGTTGCGTGAGCCCCTGCTTTTAAGGGGTTATTATCTTCAGATGTTCCAAATCCATATTGTATAAATTGCACAATAGCACCACTATAATATTTAATAAAGTTTAGTAATTCACCACGATATATTTCTATTTAAGATATCCATAGCATTATTAAATATTGATAATTATTTTTAATAATACTATTCTATGTCCCATCTTTTATAAACACAACAAAATTATTTTAATTTTAAATAATTTACCACATTATAATTATGATATACATATATCTGTTGCACTAATATATTAATCATATTATTTAATTTAACACAGTATATATTATATTAGTATTATGAGTATATATGATTATTATGTAATTTATTAATTATATTTGTAATATTAATGGCAATAATTTAATACACCATATCTGTGTGAAAATTTGACAAATATTAAGTAAGATAAACATATATAACTATACAATCAATTATTACATTTTAACAATATATCCTCAAAAATAATGTATTAATAGATTATAATATTTTAATATATGATATTATCAAATAGGTGTTAATATGAAAATACTTGTTGTGGAAGATGAAGAAGATATATTAAATTTAGTAAAATTAATCCTTGAAATTGAAGGACACGACGTGAAAACTGTTTCAAGTGGCTCTATGGCAATAGAAGAATTGAAAAATGGAATTCCCGACTTAATAATACTCGATATTATGATGCCTGAGATGAATGGTTGGGAATTTTTAGAAATATCTCGAGGAAAATACGGGAAAATCCCAGTTATTGTATTTACTGCAAATGCACAATGTAATAATATAAAAATAGCTCAAGAAAAAAAAGTGGACTATTTAATAAAACCATTTGATAAGCAAGCATTAGTTGATAAAGTAAAAGAATATGACAGTTCTTGGTAACTATTATCACGTTATAGATTTTTTATGTCTTTTTAACAAATAGGTAATTAGATAATGAAAAATAAGAAAAACAGAGCAGTAAATTAATCATTGAAATTTTAAATCTCTTAATAAGAATAAAAAAGTTATATCTATGTTATATCTATGTTAAATTATATTTTATTATATTATATTATATTATATTTTATTATATTATATTATATTATGCAAAATACGGTAAATTAATAATTATGCCAAATTGGTGTATATTAGTATATAGCATTTGTATTATACAATTGTAGTCATATCAAAATGGAGAGGATTTTATGAAAAAAGTTCCACTATTTAAGAGGTTTGGCACTAAACTACTGATATATGCGACCATTGTTGCAATTATCCCTATAATATTGTTAAGCGTTATATCAAACGGCACAATTAGCAATACTATGCAAGAACATTCGCAAAATAAAATTAATAGTGATTTAAAAGTAGCTGAAAATATATTAAATAATAGATTAGATGAAATGGATGCAGTAGTTTATTATTCTAAAAATTCGAATTTAACAAAATCCATAATTTACGATAAAGATGAAAAAAGTATTTATGAATTGGCAATATCCATTAAGCAATCCACTAATTCAGATTTTGTAACCATTTGCGATGCCAATGGAAATTCGATTGGTGGTTCAAATACCAATGAATCAGGTTATGGAGATTTTAAATACTTAATGGATGACAATTTTAAAAAAGATGGGCATAAATGTATTGAACTAATTAATGAAGAAATACTTAAAGAACAAAATGTTTACAATAGCAGTATTATCAAATTATCTGGCGTGGGTAATGGAGATAGATACTTGTATAAAGCGATGGGTTTAGTTTCTGCTCAGCCAGTTTATAAAGAAGGTAAACTTATTGGTTCCATTATTGCCGTAGATATACTAAATAAAGATAACAATTTAGTAGATAAGGCAAAAGAAGTATCTGGAGAAGCTACCACAATATTTTTGAATGATATAAGGATATCCACAAATGTTAAAGATAGTGAAGATAAAAGAGCTATAGGCACTATTGTTTCGGAAGATGTTTATAAAAAGACATTGCTTAGTGGAGAAACTTATTATGGTAAGGCTTTTGTTGTTAATGAATGGTATTTTA
Protein-coding regions in this window:
- a CDS encoding ABC transporter substrate-binding protein, with protein sequence MAFSGCVSTPSNDGDIPTIKLGHLPSDHDAPLHVATENPELFREKYGVYLKNVDGNNYELYENDEKIANVESVLITQGGAQIMTLLSQGQLDMGINGVPPVVFSVDSGTKAKILAGINEEGSAFVVRNDIPAETWPEFIAWVKEQNAAGKQVNIGHPLPVSIQYVMIKSALDYENITYTENSEDKSAMVYLMNCKGQGSMSKLLEKGDLDAVIAWEPTPEILKINNIAKPVAYSAELPPEGAWIGHSCCVLVASEEAISDNRDVVKAMTKLMLAANKEINNNPTLAVNACSKQLGTPLEVEELSIPNIKFAESVDKLQVFGPQFVKVMDEQGMMQNELKGLSEKEIQDKLYDFSIFEEVSKEVQEA
- a CDS encoding FIST N-terminal domain-containing protein — its product is MQFIQYGFGTSEDNNPLKAGAHATSDALKNIEKHSESPTIAFLYSSPEYNPEEVLNGVRLVLDKNTPIVGSSSNFQIVNKKVVSNGVSVGILSSKYISVGIGVDLGASVNPKEAGRNAVRDAIDNLGMSPKLIYVLMDFCKSEVSVMESIIDEVGYTIPIFGGISSDNLEFKKMYQYCNDSYFDSVVCVAFGGDLIPKISYGRYKNTEEDLNITEVVKNNKNTKNIKDNKNTKDIKNTKNIKDIKDDNDNKIEKFDDIHYLENKLLITENTKRKIIKINGKDAIEQYKELIKYNGSVNDLKKDKQFYLANPVGMVANNEEIYLKGPVNLLDNHMATASYIRNHQELKHIKIDNNIVDDLFNQNIDILENSPPYYNKPAITFCTVSTMLMETHKDLLTDRLEQYKLGDLLGLSTYGEIIFGDIRNYDITMCGICPDLVSISAKEGIHMITKHPATRETLIKIDELGGSVKVEELAKALGIHRRSAYDRVDPILKHGFAEKENAIIQLTEFGKILLKFGLIFSKKENQ
- a CDS encoding response regulator, which codes for MKILVVEDEEDILNLVKLILEIEGHDVKTVSSGSMAIEELKNGIPDLIILDIMMPEMNGWEFLEISRGKYGKIPVIVFTANAQCNNIKIAQEKKVDYLIKPFDKQALVDKVKEYDSSW